A genomic window from Variovorax paradoxus includes:
- a CDS encoding alkaline phosphatase D family protein — MTVEKLSRRRLLCSGLAAASLGHPFLRLNAQPASRELLFTLGVASGTPRPDGFVLWTRLAPEPLQGGGMGDAPVEVRWEVADDDSFRRVVAKGAATATAELAHSVHVEVQGLSPGRPYWYRFTAGGARSPVGRTRTAPADTDEASQPLRFAFASCQHYEQGYYAAYRDMAAQPLDFVVHLGDYIYESSRTSHQVRRHEGGIPTQLPQFRDRYALYKTDPQLQAAHAAFPWLVTWDDHEVANDYTNDVSPRTIDPAQFLAIRAAAYQAWYEHMPVPTSMRPRGADATIYGRHRFGRMLDVLLTDGRQYRSHHACLAGRSASPLADCPDRLAPERSFFGAAQEAWLARELAAPPARWTVLAQPTLLAEADRKRGPEHGYWMDGWDGYVAARARLLDGLAAHKSRGGNALVVSGDVHAFWAADLRREAQQGPVVATEFVGGAITSEGPGAASVANMLAKNPHLRYGRADKRGYALMTLDARGCAVEFRAVDDEKAADSPVGPMACFSVERGAPGVHAEST; from the coding sequence ATGACGGTGGAAAAACTCTCGCGCCGACGCCTGCTGTGCAGCGGGCTGGCGGCCGCTTCGCTGGGCCATCCCTTCCTCAGGCTGAATGCGCAACCGGCGTCGCGCGAGTTGTTGTTCACGCTGGGCGTGGCCTCGGGCACACCACGCCCCGACGGCTTCGTGCTCTGGACGAGGCTGGCGCCCGAGCCCTTGCAAGGCGGCGGCATGGGCGATGCGCCGGTCGAGGTGCGCTGGGAGGTCGCGGACGACGACAGCTTCAGACGCGTCGTGGCCAAGGGCGCGGCCACCGCGACGGCTGAACTCGCGCATTCGGTGCACGTCGAGGTGCAAGGCCTGTCGCCGGGCCGCCCGTACTGGTACCGCTTCACGGCCGGCGGCGCGCGCAGCCCCGTCGGCCGCACGCGCACCGCACCTGCCGACACCGACGAAGCCTCGCAACCACTGCGCTTCGCGTTCGCGTCCTGCCAGCACTACGAACAGGGCTACTACGCCGCCTACCGCGACATGGCTGCGCAGCCGCTCGACTTTGTCGTGCACCTGGGCGACTACATCTACGAGAGCTCCCGTACTTCGCATCAGGTGCGGCGTCACGAGGGCGGCATCCCCACGCAACTGCCCCAGTTCCGCGACCGCTACGCGCTCTACAAGACCGACCCGCAGCTGCAGGCCGCACACGCCGCCTTCCCCTGGCTCGTGACCTGGGACGACCACGAGGTGGCCAACGACTACACCAATGACGTGTCGCCACGCACCATCGACCCCGCGCAGTTCCTCGCGATCCGCGCGGCCGCCTACCAGGCCTGGTACGAGCACATGCCCGTGCCCACCAGCATGCGCCCGCGCGGCGCCGATGCCACCATCTACGGCCGCCATCGCTTCGGTCGCATGCTCGACGTGCTGCTGACCGACGGGCGCCAGTACCGCTCGCACCACGCCTGCCTCGCGGGCCGCAGCGCCTCGCCGCTGGCCGATTGCCCTGACCGGCTCGCCCCCGAGCGCAGCTTCTTCGGCGCGGCGCAGGAGGCATGGCTCGCGCGCGAGCTTGCCGCGCCACCCGCGCGCTGGACCGTGCTCGCGCAGCCCACGCTGCTCGCCGAGGCCGACCGCAAGCGCGGCCCTGAGCACGGCTACTGGATGGACGGCTGGGACGGTTACGTCGCGGCCCGCGCGCGCCTGCTCGACGGCCTGGCCGCGCACAAGTCGCGCGGCGGCAACGCGCTGGTCGTCAGCGGCGACGTGCACGCCTTCTGGGCCGCCGACCTGCGGCGCGAGGCGCAGCAAGGGCCGGTGGTGGCCACCGAGTTCGTCGGCGGCGCCATTACCTCCGAAGGGCCGGGCGCCGCCAGCGTGGCGAACATGCTCGCGAAGAACCCGCACCTGCGCTACGGCCGGGCCGACAAGCGCGGCTATGCGCTGATGACGCTCGACGCGCGCGGCTGCGCGGTCGAGTTCCGCGCGGTGGACGACGAAAAGGCGGCCGATTCGCCGGTCGGCCCCATGGCCTGCTTCTCGGTCGAGCGCGGCGCGCCCGGCGTGCACGCCGAAAGCACCTGA
- a CDS encoding aldo/keto reductase — protein sequence MSIPTTRLGRTGLTVSRLALGTMTFGLQTDETVSHQILDKAAEGGINFLDTADVYPLGGTVETTGRTEEIIGRWLQKQGPTGRRRFVVATKAVGKVGPNSWDQGASRKHLLDAIDASLKRLQTDHVDLYQLHSDDRETPLEESLEALDVIVKSGRARYIGVSNFLAYRLARALGKAELHKLTRYVSVQPRYSLLFREIERELLPLVGEEGLGVIPYNPLAGGLLTGKYKPGAKPEENTRFTLGTAGNMYQDRYWNERSFNTVTQLHKLADEAGVPLATLAVAWVMANPLITAPLLGASRPDQLDATLAAAEYKLDPALKQKLDELTAEYRKGDAPR from the coding sequence ATGAGCATTCCCACCACCCGTCTCGGCCGCACGGGCCTCACCGTGTCCCGCCTCGCCCTCGGCACCATGACCTTCGGCCTGCAGACCGACGAGACGGTATCGCACCAGATCCTCGACAAGGCTGCCGAAGGCGGCATCAACTTCCTCGACACCGCCGACGTGTACCCGCTCGGCGGCACCGTCGAAACCACCGGCCGCACCGAAGAAATCATCGGCCGCTGGCTGCAGAAGCAGGGCCCCACGGGCCGCCGCCGTTTCGTCGTCGCCACCAAGGCGGTCGGCAAGGTCGGCCCCAACAGCTGGGACCAGGGCGCGTCGCGCAAGCACCTGCTGGACGCCATCGACGCCTCGCTCAAGCGGCTGCAGACCGACCACGTCGATCTGTACCAGCTGCACAGCGACGACCGCGAGACGCCGCTCGAAGAAAGCCTGGAGGCGCTCGACGTCATCGTGAAGTCGGGGCGAGCGCGCTACATCGGCGTGTCGAACTTCCTGGCCTATCGCTTGGCGCGCGCGCTGGGCAAGGCCGAGCTGCACAAGCTCACGCGGTACGTGTCGGTGCAGCCGCGCTACAGCCTGCTGTTCCGCGAGATCGAACGCGAGCTGCTGCCGCTGGTTGGCGAGGAAGGGCTGGGCGTGATTCCCTACAACCCGCTGGCAGGCGGCCTGCTGACCGGCAAGTACAAGCCGGGAGCGAAGCCGGAAGAGAACACCCGCTTCACGCTCGGCACCGCGGGCAACATGTACCAGGACCGCTACTGGAACGAGCGCAGCTTCAACACTGTGACGCAGCTGCACAAGCTGGCGGACGAGGCCGGTGTTCCGCTGGCGACATTGGCCGTGGCGTGGGTGATGGCGAATCCGCTGATCACCGCGCCGCTGCTCGGCGCGAGCCGGCCCGACCAGCTCGACGCGACGCTGGCTGCCGCCGAGTACAAGCTCGATCCGGCGCTCAAGCAGAAGCTCGACGAGCTGACCGCCGAGTACCGCAAGGGCGACGCCCCGCGCTGA
- a CDS encoding efflux transporter outer membrane subunit has protein sequence MVLPDVPPLSRAVLALAVMVLAGCAVGPDYVRPQMDVPVAYKETGGPWKTAAPQTIDANHPWWDAYGDSTLSALIVQANTANQNIRVAEAQYREAQAITAAARANFFPTVGINAGATRAQSNSTGTVKLGTTDTLGLAASWEPDIWGAVRRSVEAGSASEQASADDLAGARLSIQTTLAQDYLQIRVIDLQRDLYASTTTAYAKALELTQHQYAAGTVLRSDVALAESQLKTAQAQAVDLDAQRALLEHAIAVLTGQAPASFSLPPLESASQAPTAETFSSAAALRVQLPVTPTGLPSELLERRPDIAGAERRVQAANANIGVAKAAYFPQIVLSASGGFSAASLSTLFNTPSRVWSLGAALAQTVFDGGLRKAHTDQAVATYDASVAQYKQTVLGGFQQVEDNLATLRVLDSESALQADAVRAAQLAERLALSQYRAGTATYLSVVTAQTLSLTNQRTAAQVLGRQLAASVSLIAATGGGWNAADAVAAAADAAQKTSGN, from the coding sequence ATGGTTCTTCCCGACGTACCTCCTCTCTCGCGCGCGGTCCTCGCGCTGGCCGTCATGGTCCTCGCAGGCTGCGCTGTCGGCCCCGACTACGTCCGCCCGCAGATGGACGTGCCGGTCGCCTACAAGGAAACCGGCGGCCCCTGGAAAACCGCTGCCCCGCAGACCATCGACGCCAACCACCCCTGGTGGGATGCCTACGGCGACAGCACCCTCAGCGCGCTGATCGTGCAGGCCAACACGGCCAACCAGAACATCCGCGTCGCCGAGGCCCAGTACCGCGAGGCGCAGGCCATCACAGCGGCGGCGCGCGCCAACTTCTTCCCGACCGTCGGCATCAACGCCGGTGCCACCCGTGCGCAGTCGAACAGCACCGGCACCGTCAAGCTAGGCACTACCGACACCCTCGGCCTCGCTGCAAGCTGGGAGCCCGACATCTGGGGCGCGGTGCGCCGCTCGGTCGAGGCCGGCAGCGCGAGCGAGCAGGCCAGCGCCGACGACCTCGCAGGCGCGCGGCTCAGCATTCAGACCACGCTCGCGCAAGACTATTTGCAGATCCGCGTGATCGACCTGCAGCGCGACCTGTACGCCAGTACCACCACCGCCTATGCCAAGGCGCTCGAACTCACGCAGCACCAGTACGCGGCCGGCACCGTGCTGCGCTCCGATGTGGCACTGGCTGAGAGCCAGCTCAAGACGGCGCAGGCCCAGGCCGTGGACCTCGACGCCCAGCGCGCCCTGCTCGAACACGCCATCGCGGTGCTGACGGGGCAGGCGCCTGCGTCGTTCTCGCTGCCGCCGCTCGAATCGGCGTCGCAGGCGCCCACGGCCGAAACATTTTCTTCAGCCGCTGCATTGCGCGTGCAGCTCCCGGTCACGCCCACGGGCCTGCCTTCTGAATTGCTCGAACGCCGTCCCGACATCGCCGGCGCCGAGCGCCGCGTGCAGGCGGCCAACGCCAACATCGGCGTGGCCAAGGCCGCGTACTTCCCGCAGATCGTGCTCAGCGCCAGCGGCGGCTTCAGCGCTGCCAGCCTGTCCACGCTCTTCAACACGCCCAGTCGCGTGTGGTCGCTCGGCGCGGCGCTGGCGCAGACCGTGTTCGACGGCGGCTTGCGCAAGGCGCACACCGACCAGGCCGTGGCTACCTACGACGCCTCGGTCGCGCAATACAAGCAGACCGTGCTCGGCGGCTTCCAGCAGGTCGAAGACAACCTTGCCACCCTGCGCGTGCTCGACAGCGAATCCGCCCTGCAGGCCGATGCGGTGCGCGCCGCGCAACTCGCCGAGCGGCTGGCCCTGAGCCAGTACCGCGCCGGCACTGCCACCTATCTCAGCGTGGTGACGGCGCAGACGCTCTCGCTCACCAACCAGCGCACCGCCGCGCAGGTGCTCGGCCGCCAGCTGGCCGCCAGCGTCTCGCTGATCGCGGCCACGGGCGGCGGCTGGAATGCCGCCGACGCTGTTGCCGCCGCTGCAGATGCCGCACAAAAGACTTCCGGAAATTGA
- a CDS encoding efflux RND transporter periplasmic adaptor subunit, with amino-acid sequence MTTTADTTTTHPLFQRRSTWLAAATLVVVLGGGAWALTHQAANAAKPDTPKTPPVQVTTARVTPQTVQVYRSGIGTVASMATVTVKARIDGQLDKVGFVEGQDVKAGQLLAQLDPRTLQAQLAQAQATRAKDQATLVNARADLKRYTTLLSQDAATQQQVDTQKALVNQLEATVQNDAAQVQYAEVQLSFTRISSPMNGRVGARLVDPGNIVHATDTSGLVVINQIDPIAVQFTLPEDAVQDINRVQQQSAQPLSVVAFDRSGAQMLGTGKLILLNNQIDTTSGTVQLKGSFANPQHTLWPGQYVNVRLQLDRRPDSLTVPAAAVQRGQDNTYVWVVDAENKAENVPVHVVQIADGTAVIDKGLTAGQRVVVDGQYKLKPGVTIVEPPPAAKSADGKDGKKVASGSSN; translated from the coding sequence ATGACGACGACCGCAGACACCACCACAACGCACCCCCTGTTCCAACGCCGCTCCACCTGGCTCGCGGCCGCCACGCTCGTGGTCGTGCTGGGCGGCGGCGCCTGGGCGCTCACCCACCAGGCCGCCAACGCAGCCAAGCCTGATACGCCCAAGACTCCGCCGGTGCAGGTGACCACCGCACGCGTCACGCCGCAGACCGTGCAGGTCTACCGCTCGGGCATCGGCACCGTCGCCTCGATGGCCACCGTTACCGTCAAGGCGCGCATCGACGGCCAGCTCGACAAGGTCGGTTTTGTCGAAGGGCAGGACGTGAAGGCCGGTCAGCTGCTCGCGCAGCTCGATCCGCGCACGCTGCAGGCCCAGCTCGCGCAGGCGCAGGCCACCAGGGCCAAGGACCAGGCCACGCTCGTCAATGCGCGCGCCGACCTCAAGCGCTACACCACGCTGCTCTCGCAAGACGCCGCCACGCAGCAGCAGGTCGATACGCAGAAGGCTCTCGTCAACCAGCTCGAAGCCACCGTGCAGAACGACGCCGCGCAGGTGCAATACGCCGAGGTGCAGCTGAGCTTCACGCGCATCTCGTCGCCCATGAACGGCCGCGTCGGCGCGCGGCTGGTGGACCCGGGCAACATCGTTCACGCGACCGATACCAGCGGCCTCGTCGTCATCAACCAGATCGACCCCATTGCCGTGCAGTTCACGCTGCCTGAAGACGCGGTGCAGGACATCAACCGCGTGCAGCAGCAAAGCGCGCAGCCGCTCTCCGTGGTGGCCTTTGATCGCAGTGGCGCGCAGATGCTGGGCACCGGCAAGCTGATCTTGCTGAACAACCAGATCGACACCACCAGCGGCACCGTGCAGCTCAAGGGCAGCTTCGCCAACCCGCAGCACACGCTGTGGCCCGGCCAGTACGTCAACGTGCGGCTGCAGCTCGACCGCCGGCCTGATTCGCTCACCGTGCCCGCAGCGGCAGTGCAGCGCGGACAGGACAACACCTACGTCTGGGTGGTCGACGCCGAGAACAAGGCCGAGAACGTGCCCGTGCACGTCGTGCAGATCGCCGACGGCACGGCAGTGATCGACAAGGGCCTGACGGCCGGCCAGCGCGTGGTGGTCGACGGCCAGTACAAGCTCAAGCCCGGCGTCACCATCGTCGAGCCACCGCCCGCTGCCAAGAGTGCAGATGGCAAAGATGGCAAGAAGGTCGCCAGCGGGAGCAGCAATTGA
- a CDS encoding efflux RND transporter permease subunit: protein MSISAAFIKRPIGTTLLALAILLVGAAVFPLLPVAPLPQVDFPTIQVSANLPGASPETMASNVAQPLERQFSLIAGLSQMTSTSGLGSTQITLQFDLDRSIDAAALDVQAAINASTGQLPANLPSPPTFRKVNPADAPILILSVQSKTLPLTEVNDYADNILAQQISQISGVGLVNIGGVQKPAVRIQVDPAKLAALGLSLEDVRTVLASATVNAPKGTIDGPNQSFTVYTNDQLLKAQPWNDVVLAYRNGAPIRVRDLGVAVDGPENAKIAGWAYAGAAAPEGSNVQNGRSIVLAITKQPGANVIETVDRINAALPRLKASIPPTVDVNAIIDRTQTIRASVKDVEFTLLLTIALVVAVIFVFLRNVPATLIPSVTVPLALLGTVAVMYLLGYSLDNLSLMALTIAVGFVVDDAIVMLENIYRYVEEGMSAVEAAYKGASEIGFTIISISVSLVAVFIPLLLMGGIVGRLFREFAVTVTLTIVVSVVISLTLTPMLCSRFLKNEHGNKHGRLYQLFERGFDAMLNGYKRGLHVVLDHQFITLMVFIATVAATGVLFAIIPKGFFPQQDTGFISGFAESAQDASFASMNARMLELADVVRKDPDVTGFGMNGSSSTYNTGNFFISLKPKDEGRTATADEIITRLRPQLAKVQGVNLFLQAGQDIRVGGRASRTQYQYTVTDANLDELNTWAPQLLARFKQLPEITDLASDQQNAAASAVLTIDRDRASSFGISPATIDATLYDAIGQRQVAQYFTQLNSYHVVLEVTPELQQDPALFSKLYLNSPLTGQQVPLSSFVKVDTSKTAYLSISHQGQFPAVTISFNLAPGHALGDAVNAINKAQAEMGLPQSLTGSFQGTAQAFQDSLASQPYLIAAALVAVYIVLGLLYESYIHPLTILSTLPSAGVGALLILMAGGYDLSVIALIGIILLIGIVKKNGIMMIDFALKAEREQGMSPHDAIYQACLLRFRPIMMTTMCALLSGLPLMLGHGSGSELRRPLGYAMVGGLILSQALTLFTTPVVYLYLDRAHYWYMNRKEARKARKAAKEGKAPVPAEAH from the coding sequence TTGAGCATCTCCGCCGCATTCATCAAGCGCCCCATCGGCACTACGCTGCTGGCGCTGGCCATCCTGCTGGTCGGTGCGGCGGTGTTTCCGCTGCTGCCGGTGGCGCCGCTGCCGCAGGTCGACTTTCCGACCATCCAGGTTTCGGCCAACCTGCCGGGCGCCAGTCCCGAGACCATGGCCTCCAACGTCGCACAGCCGCTGGAGCGGCAGTTCTCGCTGATCGCGGGGCTGTCGCAGATGACGTCCACCAGCGGCCTGGGCTCCACGCAGATCACGCTGCAGTTCGATCTCGACCGCAGCATCGACGCCGCCGCGCTCGACGTGCAGGCGGCCATCAACGCATCCACCGGCCAGCTGCCCGCCAACCTGCCGAGCCCGCCCACCTTCCGCAAGGTGAACCCGGCCGACGCGCCCATCCTGATTCTTTCGGTGCAGTCGAAGACGCTGCCGCTCACCGAGGTGAACGACTACGCCGACAACATCCTCGCGCAGCAGATCTCGCAGATCTCCGGCGTGGGCCTGGTCAACATCGGCGGCGTGCAGAAGCCGGCCGTGCGCATCCAGGTCGACCCGGCCAAGCTCGCCGCGCTGGGCCTGAGCCTGGAAGACGTGCGCACCGTGCTTGCCTCGGCCACCGTCAATGCGCCCAAGGGCACCATCGACGGGCCCAACCAGAGCTTTACCGTCTACACCAACGACCAGCTGCTGAAGGCGCAGCCATGGAACGACGTGGTGCTGGCCTACCGCAACGGCGCGCCCATTCGCGTGCGCGACCTGGGCGTGGCGGTCGATGGCCCCGAGAACGCCAAGATCGCCGGCTGGGCCTACGCAGGTGCCGCCGCGCCCGAGGGCAGCAACGTGCAGAACGGCCGCTCCATCGTGCTCGCCATCACCAAGCAGCCCGGCGCCAACGTCATCGAAACGGTAGACCGCATCAACGCCGCGCTGCCGCGGCTGAAGGCGTCGATTCCGCCCACGGTGGACGTCAACGCCATCATCGACCGCACGCAGACCATTCGCGCCTCGGTGAAAGACGTGGAGTTCACGCTGCTGCTGACCATCGCGCTCGTGGTGGCTGTGATCTTCGTGTTCCTGCGCAATGTGCCGGCCACGCTCATTCCCAGCGTGACCGTGCCGCTCGCGCTGCTGGGCACGGTGGCCGTGATGTACCTGCTGGGCTACAGCCTCGACAACCTCTCGCTCATGGCGCTGACCATCGCGGTCGGCTTCGTGGTGGACGACGCCATCGTGATGCTCGAGAACATCTACCGCTACGTCGAAGAGGGCATGTCGGCCGTCGAGGCCGCCTACAAGGGCGCGAGCGAAATCGGCTTCACCATCATCTCGATCTCGGTGTCGCTGGTGGCGGTGTTCATTCCGCTGCTGCTCATGGGCGGCATCGTGGGGCGCCTCTTCCGCGAGTTCGCGGTGACGGTCACGCTCACCATCGTGGTGAGCGTGGTCATCTCGCTCACGCTCACGCCCATGCTGTGCTCGCGCTTTTTGAAGAACGAGCACGGCAACAAGCACGGGCGCCTGTACCAGCTGTTCGAGCGCGGCTTCGACGCCATGCTCAACGGCTACAAGCGCGGGCTGCACGTGGTGCTCGATCACCAGTTCATCACGCTGATGGTGTTCATTGCCACGGTGGCCGCCACCGGCGTGCTGTTCGCGATCATCCCGAAAGGTTTCTTCCCGCAGCAGGACACCGGCTTCATCTCGGGCTTTGCCGAATCGGCTCAAGACGCATCCTTCGCGTCGATGAACGCCCGCATGCTCGAGCTGGCCGACGTGGTGCGCAAGGACCCTGACGTAACCGGCTTCGGCATGAACGGCAGCTCGTCCACCTACAACACCGGCAACTTCTTCATCAGCCTCAAGCCGAAGGACGAAGGCCGCACCGCCACCGCCGACGAGATCATCACGCGCCTGCGCCCGCAGCTCGCCAAGGTGCAGGGCGTGAACCTGTTCCTGCAGGCCGGGCAAGATATTCGCGTGGGCGGACGCGCCTCGCGCACGCAGTACCAATACACGGTGACCGACGCGAACCTCGACGAGCTCAACACCTGGGCGCCCCAGTTGCTCGCGCGCTTCAAGCAACTGCCCGAAATTACCGACCTGGCCTCCGACCAGCAGAACGCCGCGGCTTCCGCCGTGCTCACCATCGACCGCGACCGCGCGTCGAGCTTCGGCATTTCTCCGGCCACCATCGACGCCACGCTGTACGACGCCATCGGCCAGCGCCAGGTGGCGCAGTACTTCACGCAGCTCAACAGCTACCACGTGGTGCTGGAGGTAACGCCCGAGCTGCAGCAGGACCCGGCGCTGTTCAGCAAGCTGTACCTCAACTCGCCGCTCACCGGCCAGCAGGTGCCGCTGTCGAGCTTCGTGAAGGTGGACACCAGCAAGACGGCCTACCTGTCGATCAGCCACCAGGGGCAGTTCCCGGCGGTGACCATCTCGTTCAACCTCGCGCCGGGCCATGCGCTGGGCGATGCGGTGAACGCCATCAACAAGGCGCAGGCCGAGATGGGGCTGCCGCAGTCGCTCACCGGTTCGTTCCAGGGAACGGCGCAGGCCTTTCAAGATTCGCTGGCCTCGCAGCCTTACCTGATCGCGGCTGCGCTGGTGGCGGTGTACATCGTGCTGGGCCTGCTGTACGAGAGCTACATCCACCCGCTCACCATTCTGTCGACGCTGCCCTCGGCCGGCGTGGGAGCCTTGCTGATACTGATGGCGGGCGGCTACGACCTGAGCGTGATCGCGCTGATCGGCATCATCCTGCTGATCGGCATCGTGAAGAAAAACGGCATCATGATGATCGACTTTGCGCTCAAGGCCGAGCGCGAGCAGGGCATGTCGCCGCACGACGCCATCTACCAGGCCTGCCTGCTGCGCTTCCGCCCGATCATGATGACCACCATGTGCGCGCTGCTCTCGGGCCTGCCGCTGATGCTGGGCCACGGTTCGGGCTCCGAGCTGCGCCGGCCGCTGGGCTACGCGATGGTCGGCGGGCTGATACTCTCGCAGGCACTCACCCTGTTCACCACCCCGGTGGTCTACCTGTACCTCGACCGTGCCCACTACTGGTACATGAACCGCAAGGAAGCGCGCAAGGCCCGCAAGGCAGCGAAGGAAGGCAAGGCCCCGGTGCCGGCCGAGGCGCACTGA
- a CDS encoding heavy metal response regulator transcription factor yields MKILIVEDELRTADYLSKGLTEQGCAVDMAHNGIDGQHLALTHDYDVIVLDVMLPGQDGFSVLRALRAVKQTPVIMLTARDSVEDRIKGLHEGADDYLVKPFSFLELLARLQALNRRGRKQEPMQLRIADLQIDLLARKASRGSGGGSTRIDLTAKEFALLAVLARRQGEILSKTAIAELVWDMNFDSNTNVVEVAIKRLRDKIDVPFSPKLLHTIRGMGYVMEVRDGDSNTAEGEGAAP; encoded by the coding sequence ATGAAGATCCTGATAGTCGAAGACGAGCTGAGAACCGCGGACTACCTCTCCAAGGGGTTGACCGAGCAGGGCTGCGCCGTCGACATGGCGCACAACGGCATCGACGGCCAGCACCTGGCGCTCACACACGACTACGACGTGATCGTGCTCGACGTGATGCTGCCGGGGCAGGACGGCTTCTCGGTGCTGCGCGCGCTGCGTGCCGTGAAGCAGACGCCGGTCATCATGCTCACCGCGCGCGACAGCGTGGAAGACCGCATCAAGGGCCTGCACGAAGGCGCGGACGACTACCTCGTCAAGCCCTTTTCGTTTCTTGAACTGCTGGCGCGGCTGCAGGCGCTGAACCGGCGTGGCCGCAAGCAGGAGCCGATGCAGCTGCGCATTGCCGACCTGCAGATCGACCTGCTCGCGCGCAAGGCTTCTCGTGGCAGTGGTGGTGGCAGCACGCGCATCGACCTCACGGCCAAGGAGTTTGCGCTGCTCGCCGTGCTGGCAAGGCGCCAGGGCGAAATTTTGTCGAAGACCGCCATCGCCGAGCTGGTGTGGGACATGAACTTCGACAGCAACACCAACGTGGTCGAGGTGGCCATCAAGCGGCTGCGCGACAAGATCGACGTGCCCTTCAGCCCCAAGCTGCTGCACACCATCCGCGGCATGGGCTACGTGATGGAAGTGCGCGACGGCGACAGCAACACCGCCGAGGGGGAGGGCGCGGCACCGTGA
- a CDS encoding heavy metal sensor histidine kinase encodes MKRSITARLVIMFAAAALATFALTGFALHRVLIRELDRHQYEELDTTLKSLQFWIKAIDTPERWTRVQARMDALTPEDGSVRFWVLSDDPRFQYGKGLAEIDGLTREANGHTSSVVLPGQERPFRTLSVHIEPHAQRPAVRLIVGRNTEPYARTRQTFLTALAALGLGSALVVAIAGYWIARVGLRPLERLSAEAQALRPKTLSQRLQSGGALPVELSALAEAFNGALNRLEEAYGQLESFNADVAHELRTPLANLIGSTQVALSRQRSAGEFQEVLQANLEDLERVRSIVNDMLFLARADRGEVATGLVLTPVAQEVRKTIEFFEFVLDETRAQVAIEGDVLAEARLESALFRRAMSNLLQNAIEHSKPGAQIAVTLREEAVSTWITVSNPGEPIDEQHLQHLFDRFYRVDAARNDGGEHHGHGLGLAIVKAVASMHGGQVSASSEGGLNTFGFSVARPPEKLAG; translated from the coding sequence GTGAAGCGCTCGATCACCGCGCGGCTGGTCATCATGTTCGCCGCGGCGGCGCTCGCGACCTTTGCGCTGACCGGCTTCGCGCTGCACAGGGTGCTGATTCGCGAGCTTGACCGGCACCAGTACGAAGAGCTCGACACCACGCTCAAGAGCCTGCAGTTCTGGATCAAGGCCATCGACACCCCCGAGCGCTGGACCCGCGTGCAGGCGCGCATGGACGCGCTCACGCCGGAGGACGGCAGCGTGCGCTTCTGGGTGCTCAGCGACGATCCGCGCTTCCAGTACGGCAAGGGCCTGGCCGAAATCGACGGCCTCACGCGCGAGGCCAACGGCCACACCAGCAGCGTCGTGCTGCCGGGGCAGGAGAGGCCGTTTCGCACGCTGTCCGTGCACATCGAGCCCCACGCGCAGCGGCCGGCCGTGCGGCTGATCGTCGGGCGCAACACCGAGCCCTATGCGCGCACGCGCCAGACCTTTCTGACCGCGCTGGCCGCGCTCGGGCTGGGGTCGGCGCTGGTGGTGGCCATTGCCGGCTACTGGATCGCGCGCGTGGGCCTGCGGCCGCTGGAGCGGCTTTCGGCCGAGGCGCAGGCGCTGCGGCCCAAGACCTTGTCGCAGCGGCTGCAGTCGGGGGGAGCCCTGCCGGTCGAGCTCTCGGCGCTGGCCGAGGCCTTCAACGGCGCACTGAACCGGCTCGAAGAAGCCTACGGCCAGCTCGAATCGTTCAACGCCGACGTGGCGCACGAACTGCGCACTCCGCTGGCCAACCTCATCGGCAGTACGCAGGTAGCGCTGTCGCGCCAGCGCAGCGCGGGCGAGTTTCAAGAAGTGCTGCAGGCCAACCTCGAAGACCTGGAGCGGGTGCGCTCCATCGTCAACGACATGCTGTTCCTCGCGCGCGCCGACCGCGGCGAAGTGGCGACCGGGCTGGTGCTCACGCCGGTGGCGCAGGAAGTGCGCAAGACCATCGAGTTCTTCGAGTTCGTGCTCGACGAGACGCGTGCGCAGGTCGCCATCGAGGGCGACGTGCTGGCCGAGGCACGGCTTGAAAGCGCGCTGTTTCGCCGCGCCATGTCGAACCTGCTGCAGAACGCCATCGAGCATTCGAAGCCCGGCGCGCAGATTGCCGTGACGCTGCGCGAAGAGGCCGTCTCGACGTGGATCACCGTGTCGAACCCCGGCGAGCCCATCGACGAGCAGCACTTGCAGCACCTGTTCGACCGGTTCTACCGCGTCGATGCCGCGCGCAACGACGGCGGCGAGCACCACGGCCACGGGCTGGGGCTGGCCATCGTGAAGGCGGTGGCGAGCATGCACGGAGGCCAGGTGAGCGCATCGAGCGAAGGCGGCCTGAACACCTTTGGTTTCAGCGTGGCGCGCCCCCCTGAAAAACTCGCTGGCTGA